In one Nodosilinea sp. FACHB-141 genomic region, the following are encoded:
- a CDS encoding response regulator has translation FVLTQAGAEVAVAASALQALGQLNQSVPDLLLCDIGMPEMNGYALIQQIRKRRHDQGGNIPAIALTAYAGEINQQHALAAGFQLHLAKPIEPDLLVSAIATLVQPPPATGG, from the coding sequence TTCGTGCTCACCCAGGCGGGGGCTGAGGTAGCGGTTGCCGCCTCAGCCCTACAGGCTCTCGGCCAGCTCAATCAGTCTGTACCCGACCTGTTGCTGTGCGATATCGGCATGCCAGAGATGAATGGCTACGCGCTGATTCAGCAGATCCGCAAAAGACGCCACGACCAGGGCGGCAACATTCCTGCAATCGCCCTGACGGCCTACGCCGGAGAGATCAATCAGCAGCATGCCCTGGCCGCTGGCTTTCAGCTGCACCTAGCCAAACCCATTGAACCAGACCTGTTGGTGAGCGCGATCGCCACGCTGGTGCAGCCGCCACCGGCAACCGGCGGTTAG